The genomic DNA TGCCCGAAGACCCGTCGGAAGGAGTCCAGGGAGGGCGCGAGCGTCCACGGCCGGGGCTCGCTCGACTCGATTTCCCCGGCCGGTTTGAAGGCGCTGAGCACCATCCAATAGAGGGGGAAGGCGACGACGACCGCGATCAGCAGCGCCGAGGCCTCGGCAGCGAGCCGCCAGGGCCGTCGGACAAGACCGCGAAGCAGACTCACAGCTCCTCCCCCTGCCTGCGCAGCAGGCGCAGATAGACCAGCGTGACGGCGAGCAGCATCAGCAGCATGACGACGCCGATCGCCGAGCCGAGGCTGTACTTCGAGGACGCGAACGCCTGTTGGTAGGCGTACACGTTCAGGACGAGGTTCTGGCCGGCGATGCCGCCGCCGTTGGTCATGACGTAGATCTGGGTGAAGACCTTGAAGTCCCAGATGACGGACTGAATGGTCACGACGGTCAGGATCGGCCGCAGCATCGGCGTGAGGACGGACCGCCAGATCCGCCACTGCGAGGCCCCGTCCAGAGCGGCGGCCTCCAGCACCTCGGAGGGCACGGCACGGATGCCGGCGTAGACCGTCACCATCACGAACGGGAAGGAGCACCACACCACTTCGAGCAACACGAGGAAGAACGCGCTCAGCCGCCCGTACGTCCAGGAGTGGTCGCCGAGCCCGAGGATCCGGTTCACCGGCCCGAAGTCGGGGTCGAAGAGCAGCAGCCAGACCGTGGAACCGGTGACCGCCGGTGTCGCCCACGCGCCGAGCGCAGCCAGCATCAACACCAGCCGCGGCAAG from Streptomyces sp. NBC_01478 includes the following:
- a CDS encoding carbohydrate ABC transporter permease: MPWLYLAPALVVLGGLLVYPIYQLGLISFFQYTQAQVSGGEPTTFEGFGNYSALFSDSQFWQVLVATVLFAGACVVSTLAVGCALAVLLTRVRALPRLVLMLAALGAWATPAVTGSTVWLLLFDPDFGPVNRILGLGDHSWTYGRLSAFFLVLLEVVWCSFPFVMVTVYAGIRAVPSEVLEAAALDGASQWRIWRSVLTPMLRPILTVVTIQSVIWDFKVFTQIYVMTNGGGIAGQNLVLNVYAYQQAFASSKYSLGSAIGVVMLLMLLAVTLVYLRLLRRQGEEL